In one window of Rhipicephalus sanguineus isolate Rsan-2018 unplaced genomic scaffold, BIME_Rsan_1.4 Seq1182, whole genome shotgun sequence DNA:
- the LOC125756539 gene encoding uncharacterized protein LOC125756539, with product MMEADKLTAIGKELGLSGSALKEWMDQERAREKEARDARLAERNAAKEAEAEAVARLKAEKEVLELKLKLHELGATAGRTTTGQLPEAVPVGTTQSYQSPHKLIPAFNAERDELDAYIQRFERVATSQDWPQDKWALSLSLCLTGEALSVVGRMAPEHAMDYATLRKTLLQRFRFTEEGYRTKFRSAKPDNSETGTQFAGRLLGYFDHWQEMAKTERTYDALRDKIVSEQFLAQCHEKLTVFLKERNCEGLDKLAEAADHYLEAQGLINLGKGQGDNLSKTPGQTRTSERQDEKERPQCFLCNRKGHRAADCWTNTKDPGAKPPFCGKCRRTGHKTGDCPKKANSVEKASCSLQQIDGTKAINSESRASLCVPDSSECKGTQPAKLNEKSMPTAEGVLEGHPAKVLRDTGCDSIIVKRSLVADSKLTGKISSIYLLDGRLMKLPEAHVEIISPFFTGQTRAICMDSPLYDVVLGNVEGVRDAHNPDNDWKSHIYIRNAAEQYSGAENSSSAHGPFYAKTSTSAARKPGVTTKVAAVNRQTGKPPLLPTPVINPLDISPQDLRTKQKEDSSLRKCFEAVNQEVKTKFAEILFFMKEGILHRKYTLRSKRQVDQLVIPRCLRHFVMKMAHEGILSGHQGIKRTTDRVLEEFYWPGVQSDITRFVKSCDICQRTIPKHLVGRVPLGNTPIIDTPFKRVAIDIVGPLSPMSESGNKYVLTMVDMATRYPDAVALPSIETERVAEALLEMFSRVGVPREIISDRGTSFLSRLMKELSRLLSFTQLPTTPYHPMANGLVERFNGTLKQMIRRMCQESPKKWDRYLAPLLFAYREVPQSSLGFSPFDLLYGRYVRGPLAILKELWAADHLDDDIKTSYGYVVEVRNRLEDTCRLAKEELQKAKMVQKKHYDRKARPRQLSPGDKVLLLLPSETNKLILTWKGPFTVLERRNDVDYVIDLGSRSTLFHINLLKKYEERPPAPPHEASAVCQADDTESDELPCVPFQRKESSADCHTQAADCNHAKLLTLQWSERLWLLRGRSENFISTYSAARSFYRVTTNRLCTSSRPSM from the coding sequence ATGATGGAGGCAGATAAGCTGACGGCAATCGGAAAGGAGTTAGGGTTGAGCGGCTCAGCACTAAAAGAGTGGATGGACCAAGAACGCGCACGCGAAAAAGAGGCACGTGACGCTCGTCTAGCTGAACGCAATGCCGCGAAAGAAGCCGAGGCGGAGGCAGTCGCTAGATTAAAGGCAGAGAAGGAAGTTCTAGAGCTGAAGTTAAAGTTGCATGAGTTAGGTGCGACAGCAGGTAGAACAACTACTGGGCAGCTTCCCGAGGCTGTACCCGTAGGCACCACGCAGAGCTACCAAAGTCCACATAAGCTCATCCCCGCCTTTAACGCTGAACGCGATGAGCTGGACGCATATATACAGCGGTTTGAGCGCGTCGCTACGAGCCAAGACTGGCCACAAGACAAATGGGCCCTATCACTAAGCCTTTGCTTGACCGGAGAGGCCTTAAGTGTTGTAGGTAGGATGGCACCCGAGCATGCCATGGACTACGCGACGTTGAGGAAAACGCTACTACAACGCTTTAGGTTCACCGAAGAAGGCTATCGAACAAAATTTCGATCAGCGAAACCGGACAATTCTGAAACGGGCACGCAGTTTGCCGGGCGTTTATTAggttattttgaccattggcaagAAATGGCCAAAACAGAACGGACCTACGACGCTCTACGAGACAAAATCGTCTCCGAACAGTTTCTCGCACAATGTCATGAGAAACTCACTGTGTTTCTTAAAGAAAGAAACTGTGAAGGTCTTGATAAACTTGCGGAGGCTGCAGACCACTACCTGGAGGCACAGGGGTTGATTAACCTTGGCAAAGGTCAAGGCGATAACCTGAGCAAGACCCCAGGTCAAACGCGAACGTCTGAGCGGCAAGACGAAAAAGAGAGACCGCAGTGCTTTCTTTGTAACAGAAAGGGTCACAGAGCTGCCGATTGCTGGACCAACACAAAGGATCCCGGCGCAAAGCCACCCTTCTGTGGAAAGTGTCGCCGCACCGGGCATAAGACAGGTGACTGTCCCAAAAAGGCCAACAGCGTTGAGAAGGCCTCGTGCTCTTTACAACAAATAGATGGGACCAAGGCCATTAATTCAGAGTCACGGGCTTCCCTTTGTGTTCCCGATAGTTCGGAGTGCAAGGGAACGCAACCGGCCAAGCTGAATGAAAAATCTATGCCCACAGCCGAAGGTGTACTCGAAGGACATCCCGCTAAGGTACTGCGAGACACGGGATGCGACTCAATCATTGTCAAAAGATCTCTTGTGGCAGATAGCAAGCTGACAGGAAAGATTTCTTCGATCTACCTCTTGGACGGACGGTTGATGAAGCTGCCTGAAGCACATGTGGAGATtatttcaccttttttcacaGGCCAGACTCGAGCCATCTGTATGGATAGTCCTTTATACGATGTTGTCCTGGGAAATGTGGAAGGCGTTCGAGATGCCCACAATCCTGATAACGACTGGAAGAGCCATATTTACATCCGGAATGCTGCAGAACAGTATTCTGGCGCAGAAAATTCCAGTTCTGCACATGGGCCCTTCTACGCGAAGACTTCGACATCGGCTGCAAGGAAaccaggtgtcacgacaaaagtTGCAGCGGTAAACCGACAGACAGGAAAGCCACCTCTACTACCGACACCTGTTATTAACCCCTTGGACATCAGCCCACAGGACTTGAGAACCAAACAAAAGGAAGACAGCAGCCTGCGGAAATGCTTTGAAGCAGTTAACCAAGAGGTCAAGACAAAGTTTGCTGAGATACTGTTCTTTATGAAGGAGGGAATCCTTCATCGCAAGTACACGCTTCGCTCTAAGAGGCAGGTAGATCAGCTTGTGATACCAAGGTGCCTCCGACATTTTGTAATGAAAATGGCCCACGAAGGCATCCTCTCGGGCCATCAGGGAATTAAAAGAACCACCGACCGAGTACTCGAAGAGTTCTACTGGCCAGGGGTTCAATCAGACATCACACGATTTGTTAAATCGTGTGACATATGTCAAAGAACCATTCCTAAGCACTTGGTGGGTCGTGTACCACTCGGCAACACTCCTATAATTGACACTCCATTTAAGAGAGTAGCCATTGATATCGTGGGACCATTATCACCGATGTCAGAGAGCGGAAACAAGTACGTTCTCACAATGGTGGATATGGCAACGCGTTATCCCGATGCCGTAGCACTGCCGAGCATCGAGACGGAGAGAGTTGCTGAGGCGCTCCTGGAGATGTTTTCTCGTGTAGGAGTCCCACGGGAGATAATCAGTGACAGAGGCACATCATTCTTGTCACGTCTAATGAAGGAGCTAAGCCGACTTCTCTCTTTCACACAACTGCCAACAACCCCATATCATCCCATGGCTAATGGCCTTGTAGAGAGGTTCAACGGTACACTGAAGCAGATGATACGAAGAATGTGTCAGGAGAGTCCGAAGAAATGGGACCGATACTTGGCGCCCTTACTCTTCGCTTATCGCGAAGTTCCCCAGTCCAGCTTAGGCTTCTCCCCGTTCGACTTGCTCTACGGCCGTTACGTCAGAGGTCCCCTGGCGATATTAAAGGAATTATGGGCCGCGGATCATCTTGATGATGATATAAAAACATCCTACGGGTACGTAGTTGAAGTGCGGAATCGTCTTGAAGACACCTGCCGTTTAGCCAAGGAGGAGCTTCAGAAAGCGAAGATGGTACAGAAGAAGCATTATGACCGAAAGGCCAGACCACGTCAATTATCCCCTGGAGACAAGGTTTTACTACTTCTCCCATCGGAAACCAACAAATTGATTCTGACGTGGAAAGGGCCCTTTACTGTCCTTGAGAGGAGAAATGATGTCGATTATGTCATTGACCTCGGTTCCAGAAGTACGCTATTCCACATAAACTTACTGAAAAAGTATGAGGAACGGCCGCCTGCACCACCACATGAAGCATCAGCTGTTTGCCAGGCGGATGACACCGAAAGCGACGAGCTACCATGCGTACCATTCCAACGAAAGGAATCGTCTGCCGAC